In Dysidea avara chromosome 3, odDysAvar1.4, whole genome shotgun sequence, a single window of DNA contains:
- the LOC136251332 gene encoding ephrin type-B receptor 1-B-like, which yields MATTSSPVMATTSSPVMATTSSPVMATTSSPVMATTSSPVMATTSLPVMAATSSPVMATISSSVIATIFSTLDVSTKSIPELSTTLTPILSTTLTPVMSTTSTPLLSTILTAVVSTISLSVESTLSPNTSAGNVSDSSSSSGTIGLIAGCVMGAIICIVVFLLIIILLWYRRQRKRKLDPPPGSFELKSYCEPLTINSSQYSVINDSSAVYKNTHSDYDIPSDIDYCRGIVNPSAYSDPVDALPTRDHPKLTSNDYETLQNPYEYLSPLHSYSNVLNNALEYSIDSTLSNIYDVTRVSSISGGNEEECFSDPGHSEEAIYACFESKRFSTISASTVRVSQKLGSGEFGVVHLGTWTDGSADPIQVAVKTLNSKCSESDRIKFLREAAIMGQFKDNHIVELYGVINGKNTMIILEYMPKGDLQQFLIDLRYMITPEACSEMKHDLLSFCRQVSSGLSYLASKHFVHRDLAARNILVSSDDVCKIADFGMARDVSDDTYYVSTGGKIPLKWTAPEAIFYKKYTTQSDVWSFGCVMYEIWSLGHKPFEDCDGREYLNMITTGYRLPPPPGCPRTVYQLMIQCWNPIPNQRIHPCELSRTLQKSDRTLLFSTTAPNNAEELSTNLGASLDTSSHIFNDLQNTYLPK from the exons ATGGCTACTACTTCATCGCCAGTTATGGCTACTACTTCATCGCCAGTTATGGCTACTACTTCATCGCCAGTTATGGCTACTACTTCATCGCCAGTTATGGCTACTACTTCATCGCCAGTTATGGCTACTACTTCATTGCCAGTTATGGCTGCTACTTCATCGCCAGTTATGGCTACTATTTCATCATCAGTTATAGCTACTATATTTTCTACACTAGATGTGTCCACTAAATCAATACCAGAGTTGTCTACTACATTGACACCAATTTTGTCGACTACTTTGACACCAGTTATGTCTACTACATCGACACCACTGCTGTCCACTATTTTGACAGCAGTTGTGTCTACCATTTCATTATCAGTAGAGTCCACTTTGTCTCCTAATACTAGTGCAGGCAATGTTAGTGATAGCTCATCATCATCTGGTACTATTGGGTTAATAGCTGGTTGTGTGATGGGAGCTATTATTTGTATTGTTGTCTTCTTACTGATCATAATTCTGCTGTGGTACAGGAgacaaagaaaaagaaaactTGACCCTCCACCAG GGAGTTTTGAACTAAAAAGCTATTGTGAGCCATTAACCATTAATAGCAGCCAATATTCAGTAATTAACGATAGTTCTGCTGTGTACAAG AACACTCATTCAGATTATGATATTCCTAGTGATATTGATTACTGTAGAGGTATTGTGAATCCTTCAGCTTACTCAGATCCAGTGGATGCCTTACCAACAAGAGACCATCCTAAACTGACAAGTAATGACTATGAAACTCTTCAAAACCCTTATGAGTATTTGTCCCCACTTCACTCTTACTCTAATGTTCTTAACAATGCTTTGGAGTACTCAATTGATTCAACACTTTCTAACATATATGATGTTACAAGAGTGTCATCAATTAGTGGAGGTAATGAAGAAGAGTGTTTCTCAGATCCAGGACATTCAGAAGAGGCTATTTATGCTTGTTTTGAGAGTAAAAGATTCAGTACTATCAGTGCTAGCACTGTAAG GGTGTCACAAAAGTTGGGTTCTGGTGAATTTGGAGTAGTCCATTTGGGCACATGGACTGATGGTTCTGCTGATCCTATACAAGTAGCAGTGAAGACACTCAATTCAAAATGTTCTGAGTCAGACAGAATAAAGTTTCTGCGGGAGGCAGCCATTATGGGTCAGTTCAAGGACAACCACATAGTGGAGTTGTATGGGGTAATAAATGGAAAGAATACGATGATCATATTGGAATATATGCCTAAAGGAGACCTTCAACAATTTTTAATTGATTTAAGATATAT GATAACTCCTGAAGCTTGTAGTGAGATGAAAcatgatctgttaagtttctgcAGACAAGTATCATCGGGACTTAGTTATCTTGCCTCAAAACACTTTGTACACAGAGACCTGGCTGCTAGGAATATACTAGTAtcaagtgatgatgtgtgtaag ATTGCTGATTTTGGGATGGCACGTGATGTATCTGATGACACTTACTATGTGTCCACAGGAGGGAAGATACCATTGAAATGGACTGCCCCTGAA GCAATATTCTACAAAAAATATACAACACAAAGTGATGTGTGGAGTTTTGGATGTGTAATGTATGAGATATGGAGTTTGGGTCATAAGCCATTTGAGGATTGTGATGGTAGAGAG TACTTAAACATGATCACTACTGGATACCGACTTCCACCACCTCCTGGTTGTCCCAGAACTGTGTATCAACTAATGATACAGTGTTG GAATCCAATACCAAATCAACGTATACATCCATGTGAATTATCAAGGACGCTACAGAAGTCAGACAGGACATTGCTGTTTAGTACTACAGCACCAAACAATGCAGAAGAATTGTCCACAAATTTGGGAGCATCTCTTGACACAAGTAGTCATATCTTCAATGACCTCCAGAACACTTATTTACCAAAATAA